The sequence AGTATTAACCGCGCCCGTTAACCGGATGGTTTCCAAGCACGGCCACCGAGGGCCAGCCGGCAGGGGGAACAAAGGAAATGTTCGAAATAAAGTAAATGACCTGAAAACAACAGTCGGAGGGAAAGATGCAGCCGCGCCGCCGCGCGCCCTGACAAGAGCGTGAGGATGTGAATGGCTGTTGTTTTAGGGGGCGTGCGACGGCGCGACGGAATGCAAATGGTTCGTGTCCCGGACAAGGCGCGGCACGAAGTGACGCGACGCAGAGCCGGGACCCAGGAGGCCGCACGATCCGCCGTTGCATGGGCCCCGGCTCTGCAGCGCACCGCAAGTGCGCGCTGCGCTGCGTCCGGGGCACGAGAGCGGCTTACGCCGACTTCTTGTTCTGCCGGTTCTTCACGAGATCGTCGACCACGGCGGGATCGGCGAGGGTCGAGGTGTCTCCCAGGCTGCCCGGCTCGTCCTCGGCGATCTTGCGCAGGATGCGGCGCATGATCTTGCCCGACCGGGTCTTTGGCAGGCCCGGCGCGAACTGGATCTGGTCGGGCGAGGCGATCGGGCCGATCTCCTTGCGCACCCAGGTCACGAGTTCTTTCCGCAGATCGTCGGTCGGCTGCACGCCGGCCATCAGGGTGACATAGGCGTAGATGCCCTGGCCCTTGATGTCGTGCGGGAAGCCGACCACGGCGGCCTCCGACACCTTCTCATGCGCGACCAGTGCGCTCTCGACTTCCGCGGTCCCCATGCGATGGCCGGACACGTTGATGACGTCGTCGACGCGGCCGGTGATCCAGTAATAGCCGTCGGCATCGCGACGGCAGCCGTCGCCCGTAAAATACTTGCCCTTGTAGGTCGAGAAGTAGGTCTGCTCGAAGCGCGCGTGATCGCCATAGACCGTGCGCATCTGGCCCGGCCATGACCGCGTCAGGCACAGATTGCCGGTGGTCTCGCCTTCCAGCACCTTGCCGTCGGCGTCGACGATTTCAGGCACCACGCCGAAGAACGGCTGCGTCGCAGAGCCCGGTTTGAGTTTCGTCGCGCCCGGCAGCGGCGTGATCAAAATGCCGCCGGTCTCGGTCTGCCACCAGGTGTCGACGATCGGGCAGCGGTCGTCGCCGACGACGCGGTGATACCATTCCCAGGCTTCGGGATTGATGGGCTCGCCGACCGAGCCGAGCAGGCGGAGCGAAGCGCGCGAGGTCTTCTTCACCGGCTCGTCGCCGCTCTGCATCAGCGCGCGGATCGCCGTCGGCGCGGTGTAGAAGATGTTGACCTTGTGCTTGTCGATGACGTTCCAGAACCGCGAATTATCCGGGTAATTCGGCACACCCTCGAACATCAGCGTGGTCGCACCGTTGGCGAGCGGTCCGTAGAGGATGTAGCTGTGGCCGGTGACCCAGCCGACATCGGCGGTGCACCAGTAGATGTCGCCGTCGTGATAGTCGAAGACGTATTGATGCGTCATCGAGGCGAACACGAGGTAGCCGCCCGTGGTGTGCAGCACGCCCTTGGGCTGGCCGGTCGAACCCGAGGTGTAGAGGATGAACAGCGGATCCTCGGCATGCATGTGCTCGACCGGGCATTCCGTCGTCACCATCGCCGCGGCCTCGTGGTACCAGAGGTCGCGCGTCGGGTTCATGTCGATCTTGCCGCCGGTGCGCTTGACCACGACGACCCAGTCGACGCCGTCGGCTTTGGCGAGCGCTGCGTCGACATTGGCCTTCAGCGGCACCTTCTTGCCGCCGCGCAGGCCTTCGTCCGCGGTGATGATCACCTTGGATTGGCAGTCGTTGATGCGCTGGGCGAGGCTGTCGGGCGAGAAGCCCGCGAACACCACGGAGTGGATCGCGCCGATCCGCGCGCAGGCCAGCATCGCATAGGCGGCCTCGGGGATCATCGGCAGGTAGATGGTGACGCGGTCGCCTTTCTTGACGTTGCGGGTACGCAGGATGTTTGCCATCCGGCAGACCTCGTCGTGCAGCTCCTTGTAGGTGATGTGGCGGGATTGCGAGGGATCGTCACCTTCCCAGATGATCGCGGTCTGGTTGGCGCGCGTGTGGAGGTGCCGGTCGATGCAGTTGTGGGCGACGTTGAGGACGCCGTCCTCGAACCATTTGATCGAGATGTTGCCGGGCGCGAAGGAGACGTTCTCGATTCTAGTCGGCGTCTTCATCCAGTCGATGCGCTTGGCCTGTTCGGCCCAGAAGCCGCTCGGGTCCGAGATCGAGCGGGCGTACATGTCCTTGTACTTGGCCTGGTCGACCCAGGCGCGCTTCGCCCATTCCGCCGGCACGTCATAGATCTTCTCGGACATATTTCCCTCCACATGCGGCAAGCTCAGGCCATGCCGACAGCATCATTTGACGGATTATGCGTCGGGCTAACCGGACCCGACAAGGAGCACAAGCTGGACCTTCGGCGGGCCGCCGACCATGCGGAGGGTCAAGGTCAGCCAGGTTGGCTGTCGCAAATCTGAAACAGGCCGACGGGGCGCCTTTCGGCTCTTTACCCAAACCGCGGAATAGGCCCCTGCAGAGCCCCCATGCGCTGGCTGGAGGTATTTAGGAACCGCCCTTCACTGATTCGGGACTCGCAATACGGTTCGGAACACCCTAAATGGCCAACCCGGGTCCGAAGAGACCCCGTGGAACAAAAATCAGAACAGCGGCATTGACCGATAACAGGCAGGGCTAAGGCGTAAGGCTATGATGGATCAGCAGAATCTCGGGAGGTTGCGGCCCGCTTCAGCCGATCCTGCCGCTATTGCGCTGGCCAAAGCCCTCGGACAATGGCCGAAACCGGCCGGTTCCACCCGTCCCAGCCCGAAAAAGGTGTTCGATTCAGCATCTCCGGCGGCCGTCGAGGCGCTCGCCAGGGAGCTGGGCCTGCGGCTCGGCGACCAGAACGAGCTGACCATCCGCCGCATCAGGCGCGGCAAGGGCTATTCCTTCGTGCGCCCCAACGGCGCCCATATCCGCGACGCCCGCACCATCCGCCGGCTGCACGCCATGGCGGTGCCGCCGGCCTACCGCGAGGTGCGTTATTCGGCCGATCCGAGCTCGCATCTCCAGGCCGTGGGTCGCGATGCCGCAGGCCGGCTGCAATACCGCTATCACGCCGACTGGGAGAAGGTCCGCGAGCACCGCAAGGCGCATCGCCTGGAGAAGCTCGTCGGCGCGCTGCCGAAGATACGGCGCAAGGTCTCGGCGTTCCTGTCGGGCGACGAGCCGACGCGCGAATTCGCGCTTTCGGCCGTGATCGAGCTGATCGCGCGCACCGCGATCCGCCCGGGCAATGAATCCTATGCCCGTCTGAACGGCACCCGCGGCGCCACCACGCTGCTCAAGGCCAACGTCACGCTCGAAGAGGATAGCTTCGTGCTGACCTTCAAGGCCAAGGGCGGCAAGGCGGTGCGGAAGGAATGCGACGCGGCCAAGCTGGTGCGCGCCATCGGCATTCTGCGCGGCGTTCCCGGCAAGCGCATGTTCCAGTATCGCGACGCCTACGGCATCGTCCGCGCGGTCAACACCACGCAGGTGAACGCGTTCTTGCGCGAGATCGCGGGCATCAAGATCTCGCTGAAGGATTTTCGCACGCTGATGGCGTCAGCCGTCGTGGTGGAATCGCTGTCGCGGATCACGCCGGCGACCAGCCAGCGCGGCCGCAAGAAGCAGGTGCTGGACGCGATCCGCGCCGCGGCCGACAAGCTCTCGAACACGCCGGCGATCTGCCGCAAGAGCTACGTCCACGACACCATCGTCACCGCGTTCGAGGATGGCATCCTCGAGCGTTTTGCTGCGACGATGAAGGGCCAGCGTTCGCAGGCAAGGCGCGAGCAGCTGCTGGCGCAGGTGGTGGCGACCGCGGCGGTGTAGCGACGCTGCCTTAGGGTGGGCAAAGGCGCGTAGCGCCGTGCCCACCATTGCTCATGGTGAAAGGTGGTGGGCACGGCGCGAAGAGCGCGCCTTTGCCCACCGTACGAGAGCTACGTCTTGTCGGACACACCCCTGTCCGGACCGGGATCGCCGCCAGCCGCTACGCTTGTGAGCCGTTCCAGGTAGTGCGCCCATCCCTTCGCATGTGCCGCCGCCTGTTCCGCATTCGGCAGCCCGCTATGGGTCATGCGCAGCAGCGTGCCGCCGTCGCGCTCGATCAAATCGATCTCGATCAGGCTCGAGCCGGGCGGCACTTCCTGACCGCCCTCCCAGCCGAACGTGTAGGCCAGGCGATGCACCGGCACGACCTCGCGGAAGGCGCCGCGGGCCGCGGCGCCGCGCGGACCGATGCCCTTCAGAAGATAGAGCCCGCCGGGATGCGGTTCCGTGGTTGCGTCCGACCCCATCCAACTCAGGATCTTCTCGGGGTCGGTGAGATAGGCAAAGACGGTGGCGCGCGGGGCGGCGATCTGGGTCTCGCGTCGCACTATGAACGGCTCGGTCATCGGCGATCATCCCTGGTCTGACGATGGGACATGGCGGCGGCCCTGCGCTCCGTCAAGGATTGCCCGTGACAAAGACGGCCTTGCTTCGCCATCATCGGGCCATGCATTTGTCCCCGCCCCTCGCCTGGCTCGTCGATGCCGCCTCGGATTGCCCCGGAGCGGACCGCCTGCTGGCGGAACTCGGTGCGCATCTGATCGCCGACGGCGTGCCGCTTGCGGCGGGCGCCCTGACGCTGGAGGTGCCGCATCCGCTGATCGCGAAGCGGACCTGGCTGTGGCGCGCCGAGACTGGCAGCGTCATCGAAGCGCTCGGCTTCGCGCCAGGCGGCCTTGCGCCCGACCCGCCCAACGATGCCGGTCGCCGCTGGTTGCGCGACATCGCAGGCGGCGAGGTGCATGAGGATGTCGTTGGACGGGCCGATGGGCCGCTGCTCGGCTGGATCGGGCCGCGTCCGTTCACGGCGGATGAGATCGAGCAATTGCGCCAGGCTGCTCGCTTCGCGGCGACGCCCCTTGCCGTGCTTGCCGCGCGTGCCACGTTGCGGGCGACGCTCGATGCTTACCTCGGCAAGCGCAGCGCGGAACGGGTGCTGGCGGCGCCTCTGCGCCGCGATCTCGGCGAGACCATCCAGGCCGCGCTGCTTTATGCAGACCTGCGCAATTTCACGATCCTCTCGGAAACCACGCCGCCTGCCCAGGTCATCGCGGCGCTCGATGCATGGTTCGATCGCATCGCCGGCGCCGTTCACGCCTTCGGCGGCGAGGTGCTGAAATTCATCGGCGACGGCGTGCTCGCGATCTTTCCGGTGCTCGAGGCATCGCCGCGCCGCGCCTGCGATGCCGCTCTCCGCGCGGCAAGTGCGGCCGAAGCCGGCATGGCCTATCTCAACGCCGAGCGCCAAGCTCAAGGCTCGCCGCCGCTCGCGTTCGGTGCCGCGCTCCATCTCGGCGAGATGCTCTGGGGCAATATCGGCGCCGCCAACCGGCTCGACTTCACCGCGATCGGGCCCGCCGTCAATCTCGCCAGCCGGCTCGAGGGATTGTGCAAGCCGCTCGGCAGGACGGTGCTGGTGTCGGGTGCACTCGCCGCCGAGACGGAGATGCCGCTGATCGCGCTCGGATCGCATTCGCTGCGCGGCATTGCCGCGCCTTGCGAGGTGTTTGCGCTACCGGAGACGCAGAACCGGACATCGTAGCCCGGATTACGCTGCGCTCCATCCGGGCTACGGCAGCGCCTACATCCCGCCCATCTTGCAGACGAGCTTCCACTCTTCTGCCGTCACCGGCTGCACCGAGAGGCGCGAATATTTCACCAGCGCCATGTCTTTGAGCTTCTTCTCGGCCTTGATCGCGGCCATCGTCACCGGTGTCTTCAACGGCTTGTCGGCCTTGATGTCGACGCAGACGAATTTCTCGGTCTTGTCGGTCGGATCGGGATAGGCCTCCTTGATGATCTCGGCGATGCCGACGATCTCCTTGCCTTCGTTGGAATGATAGAAGAACGCCTTGTCGCCCTTCTTCATGTTCACGAGGTTGATGCGCGCGGTGTAGTTGCGCACGCCGGTCCAGGCCTCGCCCTTGGCGCCCTTCGCCACCTGCTGGTCCCAGGACCACACCGACGGTTCGGATTTCACCAGCCAGTACGCCATGCTCATTCCTCTGCCTTGAAGGGCCGCGTCAACAGCCCCGAGATCGCGCCGTCGATCGTGCTGCGGCCGCTCAGGATCGACGCGACCGCTTCTGATACCGGCATCTCGATGTTTTGCGAAGCTGCGAGTTCGATCAGCACCGGCGCGGTGAATTCGCCTTCTGCAAGCTTGCCGGCGGACGGCTGCTCGCCGCGCCCGAGCGCGAGGCCGAGCGCAAAATTGCGCGATTGCGGGCTCGAGCAGGTGAGGATCAGATCACCGAGGCCCGACAGGCCGGTGAGCGTCTCGCTGCGGGCGCCGAGCGCGCGGCCGAGGCGCGTCAGTTCGGCAAAGCCGCGGGTCGTCAGCGCCGCCTGGGCCGAGGCGCCGAGCTTGCGCCCGACCGCAATGCCGACCGCGATCGCCAGCACGTTCTTGGCGGCGCCGCCGATCTCGACGCCGCGAATGTCGGTGGAGTGATAGGGGCGGAATGTCGGCGAGCCCAGCGCCTGCACCAGGCTGCTCGCCAGCGCTTCCTCCTTGGCCGCCAATGTCACCGCCGTCGGCAGGCCGCGCGCGACGTCGTCGGCAAAGCTCGGACCCGACAGGATCGCCGGCTGCGCGTGCGGCGCGGCTTCCGCGATCACGTCGGTCATGAACTTGTGGGTGCCGTGCTCGATGCCCTTGGCGCAGGCGATGATCGGTACCGGCTTCGTGATGTGCGCGGCCAGCATGTTGACCGCGCCGCGCAGATGCTGCGCAGGCGTTGCGATCAGCAGCATCTCCGCGCGCGACGCCTCCGCGAGATCGCTCGTGACGACAATCTCCGAAGCAAGCCGCACGCCGGGCAGTCGCGGATTGTCGCGCGTCGATGCAATCCGCGTCGCATGCTCCGCGTTGCGGGCCCAGAGCGTCACGTTCCGCCCTGCCCGCGCCGCCACCGTCGCCAGCGCCGTACCCCAGGCGCCCGCTCCGATCACCGCGATGGATTGGAACGCGGTCATCTAGTATCCCGCCCGCGTCTTGCCGTAGCCCGCTGGCGCCGTCGCATTGGCGTCGAGCAGCCAGCGTGCGCGCGGCTGCGCCTCCATCGTGTCGGTCATTCCGAGCGCAAGGCGCTCGGCGCCGGCCCAGGCGATCATCGCGCCATTGTCGGTGCAGAGCGCGGGCGGCGGCAGGATCAGCTCCGTCCCGGCCTGCCGCGCGACGTCATGCAGCGCGCCGCGGATCGCCTGATTGGCGGCAACGCCGCCGGCGGCCACGAGCGCGCGCGGCGCGCCGAACTGCTCGCGGAAAAGTTTGAGGCCGACGTTCAGGCGGTCGGCGGTCGAATCCAGCACCGCGGCCTGGAAGCCCGCGCAGAGATCGCTGATGTCCTGCGGCGTGATCTCGGCGAGCCGGCTCGCTTCGGTGCGGACTGCCGTCTTCAATCCGGACAGCGAGAAATTGGCATCGGGACGTCCCTGCATCGGCCGCGGGAACGCAAAGCGCGTGGCATCGCCGTTACCCGCCGCGCGTTCGACCTGCGGGCCGCCGGGGTATGGCAGCCCCAGCATCTTCGCGACCTTGTCGAAGGCTTCGCCGATGGCGTCGTCAACGGTGGTGCCGAGTCGCACATACTGGCCGACGCCGGTAACTGCCACGATCTGGGTATGGCCGCCCGAGGCGAGGAAGAGGCAGTAGGGAAAATCGATTCCGTCGGTGAGGCGCGGCGTCAGCGCATGCGCCTCCAGATGGTTCACCGCGACCAGCGGCGTGTCATGCACCATCGCGATCGCCTTCGCGGTGGTGAGTCCGACGATCACGCCGCCGATCAGCCCGGGCCCTGCGGCCGCTGCGACGCCGTCGAGCTGGGCATAGTCGATGCCGGCTTCGTGCATGGCGCGGTCGATGATCCCGTCGAGCACGTCGACATGCGCGCGCGCCGCGATCTCCGGCACCACGCCGCCGAAGCGGGCATGCTCCTCGACCTGCGAGCGCACGATGTTGGACAGGATCTTGCCACTGCCGTCAGGCGCGCGCTCGATCACCGCCGCGGCGGTCTCGTCGCAGGTGGTTTCGATGCCCAATACCAGCATTGGCGAATCGTTATCCAATTTGCGCCCTTGCACTGATCCATAAAGCAGAGTTCTGGTAAGTCCGGTAGCATTCCGGGGCCAGATTGCGCAATCGTCACGCGCAGCGATCCCGGCGAATGCGTCACCGTCACGCGGTTCGGGAACACCAGCGATGTCCATTCTTGTCACACGGCCGCATCCCGACAATGAGGCAACTGCGGACAATCTGCGCGCGCGGGGGCATGTGGTGCTGCTCGCGCCGGTGCTCAAGTTCGAGCCGGTCGCTTTCCATGACGAGAGCGAAGCGGGCTATGGCGCCGTCATCGTCACGTCGGCCAATGCGATCCGCGCCGTCGCGCCGCAATTGCGGGACCTCGGCCTTTTGGAGCTGCCGCTGTTTGCGGTCGGCGAGCACACCGCGTCTGCCGCGCGCGACGCCGGCTTTGGCGAGGTCATCGTCGCCGGCGGCGATGCTGCGGCCTTGCGCGACAAGGTCGTGCAAAGCGCGCGCGACAAGGTGCTGAAGAAGAAAAGCACGCTGCTTTATCTTGCCGGCGCCGATCTGTCGCGCGATCTCGGCGGCGAGCTCGGTGCGGAAGGATTCAACGTGGTGACGCAGACCACCTATCGCATGGCGCCGGTCAAGCATCTGCCGCGCGAGGTCTGCGAGGGCTTTGCCGCCCACTGGGTCGAGGCGGTGCTGCACTACTCCCGGCGCAGCGCGCGGGCGTTCCTGGACGCAGCGCGGGACGAAGGCGTCGAAATTTCGGCGCTGGCGATCCCGCAATGCTGCCTGTCCGAAACGGTCGCCGGCGTGCTGCGCGATGCCGGTGCGTCGCAGGTTCTGGTCGCCGCGACGCCGGACGAAAATGCCTTATTTGACACCTTGGAGCGTGCTTTGCGTACCCGTTTGGCGTAAGAGGTCGGGCCGAATCCGGCGCGATCGGGTCCGTTTAGGGATCTATGCTAGGGATCTGTGCAAGGTATGGAAGTGTGAGGAACCGTCACGATGGCCGACGACAAGCCTGAAGACGCAGGATTGGCTCCCGACACCGGTCGTGCCAAGCGCACCCCGCCCACCATCGACCTCGAGGCAACCGAAGTCTCGACCCAGCCGCAGGAGGTGGCGGGCGAGCCCGAGGCCGAGCCGACGGCCGAGCAGGCCGCGCCTGAACAGGAAAAGGTCGAGGAGACCAAGCCCGAGCCTCAACCCGAGTCAGCCGAGGAGCAGCCTTCCATTGCGCCCGCGTCCGCTTCGCGGCCGGTTTCCCCCTGGGTCATTGCACCGTTCTCCGGTGCGGCGGCGGCGGCGCTCGTGATCGGGGTCGGCTGGATGCTGGGCTGGCCCGCAGTGCAGGCGCCGCCGCCCGCGCCGCAAGTCACGAACGCGACGGTCGATGCGCTCAGCGGTCGCGTCGCCGCGGTCGAGGCCAAGGCCGGCAAGCCCGCCGCCGATCCGGCCATGGTGGCGCGGATCGACGCGCTGGAGAAATCGGCGAGCGCGCTGCGCAGCGACATCGCCAATCTGCGCGCGCAGTCCGACAAGACCGCGAGCGCGCTGAACGATAGCAAATCCGCACCGCGCGCTGCTGCGCCAGATATTGCCGCGCTCGCCGACCGCATCACGCAGCTCGAGCGCGCCAGCAAGACCGAACGCGCCGAGCTCGCGCAGCAAGGCGAGAAGATCGCCGACGCAAAAGTGATGGATGACAAGCCGCTGCGCTTTGTGGTGGCTGCGACCCTGCTCGATGTCGCCGTTCGCCATGGCGATCCCTACCAGTCACAGCTGTCCGCGGCGCGTTCGCTCGCCGCCAAGCCCGACATGCTGAAGCCGCTCGACATGTTTGCATCGTCAGGCATTCCGACCCCGGTCGCGCTGAGCCGCGAGCTGCTCGCCATCGTGCCGAAATTGTCGCCGCCGGCGGAAGCCCCGGCCGCGAATGCCGGCATCGTCGAGCGCCTGCAGGCAGGGGCGTCGAAACTCGTGCGCATCGAGCGCACCGACGGCGTCGGCAACGATCGCGGCGCCATCGTTGCCCGCGTGACGGCCGCGGCGCTTCGCAACGATTTCGTGGAGGCGCGGCGGGAGCTGAAGACGCTGCCCGAGGCCGATCGGGCGCCGGCGCAGGCCTGGCTCGAGAAGGCCGATGCCCGCGACGCCGCGCTCGCCGCGTCCCGCAAATTCGCCGACGATGCCATGGCGGATCTCGCCAAATCTGCTCAATAAGATTCGCGCAACAATCAGCGCGTAATAGGGATCGCCATGCTTCGCATCGTCCTTTTCCTTGTCCTGATTGCACTGGCGGCGGCCGGCGCGGCCTGGGTTGCCGACCAGCCCGGCGATCTCGTCCTGACCGCGGGGAGCTTCCGGGCTTCGACGACGTTGCCCAGGTTCGTGTTCTTGCTTGGCCTCTTTGCCGCGGCCGTTGTCCTGCTCTGGAGCATCGTGACGATGATCTGGCGCACGCCGGGCCGCATGCGCCGCCGTCGTCACGAGAAGCGTCACGCGCGCGGCCGCCACGCCATCACCCACGGCCTGCTCGCGATCGGACACGGCGACACCGCGCTCGCCCGCCGGCACGCCGAAGCGGCACGGCGGCACGCGCCGAACGATCCGCTCGCGCTTCTCCTGCATGCGCAATCGGCCCAGCTCGAAGGCAAGCGCGACGAGGCGCAGCGCGTCTTCCGCGCCATGGCCGAGCGCGAGGATACGCGGCTGCTCGGCCTGCGCGGCCTGTTCATCGAGGCGCAGCGCGCGGACGATGCGGTCGGCGCCGTGATGATCGCGGAGGAAGCGATCAAGCTGTCGCCGTCCTCGACCTGGGCCTCGCATGCGGTGCTCGGCTTCCGCTGCGCCCGCGGCGACTGGAGCGGCGCGCTCGCGATCCTCGAGTCGAATCTGTCCGCCGGCCTGATCGACAAGCCGGCCTATCGCCGCCAGCGCGGCGTGCTGCTCACGGCGCGTGCGCTCGAATTGGAAAAGATGGACCGCGACGTCGCGCGCGAGAGCGTGATGGAGGCGATCAAGCTCGCGCCGACCCTGGTGCCGGCAGCAGTGCTCGCCGCGAAATTCGAGAGCGAGGCGCATCAGGTGCGCCGCGCCATGAAGCTGGTCGAGACCGCTTGGCTCGCCAATCCGCATCCCGATCTCGCAGATGCCTATGCGCATGTGAAGCTCGGCGATTCCGCGCGGCAGCGCCTGCAGCGGGTCGAGACGCTCGCGGCCAAGACGCACCCCGACAAGCCCGGCCATGTCGAGGGCCAGCTCGCAATCGCGCGCGCGGCGATCGATGCCTCCGAGTTCGCCCGCGCACGCCAGGTGCTCGCGCCCTATATCAACGATCCGACCCAGCGCGTGGCGCTGTTGATGGCCGAGATCGAGCGCGCCGAGCATGGCGATAGCGGCCGTGCCCGCGCCTGGACCCTGCGCGCGGTGCGCGCCCGCCACGATCCGGCCTGGACCGCGGACGGCTATGTCAGCGACCGCTGGCGCCCGGTCTCCCCGGTCACCGGCCGGCTCGACGCCTTCCAGTGGCAGACGCCGGTCGCCAGCCTGCCCTCGGACAAGGCGACCACGATCGAATCCTCGGCCTTCGAGGAAGCCATGCTGGCCGCCCCGCCGCCGAAGCGGGTGACGGCGGCTCCGAGCGAGAGCCCGGTGGAACCGGTCGTGACGGGTCCGGCGCCGGCACCCGCCGCCCAGGACAATTCTCCCCCCGAGACCAAGGAAACCGCCAAGGAAACGGTCAAGGAAACGGTCAAGGAAGCCGTCGCGGAAACCGCCACGGAGGAGCCGGCGGTGGCACCTGCCGAGCCGGTCAAACCGGCCCCCGACCCGGCCGAATCATCGCCGCCGGCGGCAACGCCGGTGTTCCGGACCCGCGCCGATCTCGGCAAGCCCGCCCCGATCCCCGCCGTCATCCCGATCGTCCGTGCCCCTGATGATCCCGGGATCGATGACGAGGGCCCGAGCGATGAATTTACGGAACAAATCGGCACGCCCAAGCCCCATGCAAAGGCCCAGGCCGGCGGCTGGCGCGGATTCTGGTCCCGCTGGGGCGCGTGAGGCGCATTTCGGGCCCCGCTTGTCCTTGCCAATTCGGGCCATGCCCGATATCAGGAGCGCGCGTATCGGGACCGGCATCGCTTTGGTCCTGGCAGGGCTGCCGCAATAGCTCAGTCGGTAGAGCACGTCATTCGTAATGACGGGGTCGGGGGTTCGAATCCCTCTTGCGGCACCAGCGCCTTGTTTCAACAGACCGCCATGAAAACGTATGCCGACGGCAGCCGGCTCGCATGACCGCGCGTTGCATGCGGCCCCATGTTTGCGTGACGTGTGCCACATAACCTCGCGCCCGCCCCGTAATGTCCCGGTCACGCCAAACAGGGGGAGATTCACATGCGCAAAATCATTCTGGTCGCCGCCATGGTCCTGGCTTCTGCATCTGCCCAGGCTGGCGACCGCAGCCACGGCATCTACTGGTAGGCACCTCCTCCCCTTCCAAAAGCAAATGGCCGGGCAGAGCCCGGCCATGATGTCTTGAGGACGTGCTTCGACCGCTTACTGCGAGACCGTCTGCACCACGCTTCCGATCGGACGCGTGTTCGTGCCCGCGGTCGGCACCTTCATGTCCTTCATCAGCGCCTCGTCATATTCCGGCAGCGTCTGGAACGTCGTCTTGGCCTTCATCTGCACGACCTTGTAGCCGCCGGCCTTGAGCCGTGCGAGCAGCGCCGGCATGGCTTCACCGGTGTGCTTCTGGAAGTCGTGCATCAGGATGATGCCCTTGCCGAGCTTGTCGAGCCTGGTCATTACGGTCTCGACGATCTTCTCCGGCGTCGCGCCCTTCCTGAAGTCGAAGGAGTCGATGTCGGTCGAGAACATCGCGACGTTGCGGGTACCGAAATAGGTCACCATCGCCGGATTGTGCTGCAGCTGCGGGAAGCGGAAGAACGGTGCCGGGTTGGTGCCGAGCGCGAACCGCACGGCGCTAAAACCCTTCTCGACCTCGTCCTTGACCTGCTGCTCCGTCATCTTCTTGCTGTTCAAATTGACATGCGACCAGGTGTGCGTGCCGACCGTGTGGCCCTGGGCCAGCACCTGGCGCAGGATCTCCGGATGGTAGGTCGCGTGCTTGCCGACCGAGAAGAACAGGCCCTTGGTGCATTCATCCGCGAGCGCCTTCAGCACGGCGGGCGTGTTGACCGGCCACGGACCGTCGTCGAAGGTCAGCACGACCTCCTTGTCGGTCAGGAAGTCGAACTGCTTGAAATGCTCGAAGCCGAAGCCCGGACCGCCTGTCGTGTCGATCTCGACCACGCGGGCGA is a genomic window of Bradyrhizobium sp. CB1717 containing:
- the acs gene encoding acetate--CoA ligase; this encodes MSEKIYDVPAEWAKRAWVDQAKYKDMYARSISDPSGFWAEQAKRIDWMKTPTRIENVSFAPGNISIKWFEDGVLNVAHNCIDRHLHTRANQTAIIWEGDDPSQSRHITYKELHDEVCRMANILRTRNVKKGDRVTIYLPMIPEAAYAMLACARIGAIHSVVFAGFSPDSLAQRINDCQSKVIITADEGLRGGKKVPLKANVDAALAKADGVDWVVVVKRTGGKIDMNPTRDLWYHEAAAMVTTECPVEHMHAEDPLFILYTSGSTGQPKGVLHTTGGYLVFASMTHQYVFDYHDGDIYWCTADVGWVTGHSYILYGPLANGATTLMFEGVPNYPDNSRFWNVIDKHKVNIFYTAPTAIRALMQSGDEPVKKTSRASLRLLGSVGEPINPEAWEWYHRVVGDDRCPIVDTWWQTETGGILITPLPGATKLKPGSATQPFFGVVPEIVDADGKVLEGETTGNLCLTRSWPGQMRTVYGDHARFEQTYFSTYKGKYFTGDGCRRDADGYYWITGRVDDVINVSGHRMGTAEVESALVAHEKVSEAAVVGFPHDIKGQGIYAYVTLMAGVQPTDDLRKELVTWVRKEIGPIASPDQIQFAPGLPKTRSGKIMRRILRKIAEDEPGSLGDTSTLADPAVVDDLVKNRQNKKSA
- a CDS encoding DNA topoisomerase IB, with translation MMDQQNLGRLRPASADPAAIALAKALGQWPKPAGSTRPSPKKVFDSASPAAVEALARELGLRLGDQNELTIRRIRRGKGYSFVRPNGAHIRDARTIRRLHAMAVPPAYREVRYSADPSSHLQAVGRDAAGRLQYRYHADWEKVREHRKAHRLEKLVGALPKIRRKVSAFLSGDEPTREFALSAVIELIARTAIRPGNESYARLNGTRGATTLLKANVTLEEDSFVLTFKAKGGKAVRKECDAAKLVRAIGILRGVPGKRMFQYRDAYGIVRAVNTTQVNAFLREIAGIKISLKDFRTLMASAVVVESLSRITPATSQRGRKKQVLDAIRAAADKLSNTPAICRKSYVHDTIVTAFEDGILERFAATMKGQRSQARREQLLAQVVATAAV
- a CDS encoding SRPBCC family protein; amino-acid sequence: MTEPFIVRRETQIAAPRATVFAYLTDPEKILSWMGSDATTEPHPGGLYLLKGIGPRGAAARGAFREVVPVHRLAYTFGWEGGQEVPPGSSLIEIDLIERDGGTLLRMTHSGLPNAEQAAAHAKGWAHYLERLTSVAAGGDPGPDRGVSDKT
- a CDS encoding adenylate/guanylate cyclase domain-containing protein; translation: MHLSPPLAWLVDAASDCPGADRLLAELGAHLIADGVPLAAGALTLEVPHPLIAKRTWLWRAETGSVIEALGFAPGGLAPDPPNDAGRRWLRDIAGGEVHEDVVGRADGPLLGWIGPRPFTADEIEQLRQAARFAATPLAVLAARATLRATLDAYLGKRSAERVLAAPLRRDLGETIQAALLYADLRNFTILSETTPPAQVIAALDAWFDRIAGAVHAFGGEVLKFIGDGVLAIFPVLEASPRRACDAALRAASAAEAGMAYLNAERQAQGSPPLAFGAALHLGEMLWGNIGAANRLDFTAIGPAVNLASRLEGLCKPLGRTVLVSGALAAETEMPLIALGSHSLRGIAAPCEVFALPETQNRTS
- a CDS encoding EVE domain-containing protein, with product MAYWLVKSEPSVWSWDQQVAKGAKGEAWTGVRNYTARINLVNMKKGDKAFFYHSNEGKEIVGIAEIIKEAYPDPTDKTEKFVCVDIKADKPLKTPVTMAAIKAEKKLKDMALVKYSRLSVQPVTAEEWKLVCKMGGM
- a CDS encoding NAD(P)H-dependent glycerol-3-phosphate dehydrogenase, translated to MTAFQSIAVIGAGAWGTALATVAARAGRNVTLWARNAEHATRIASTRDNPRLPGVRLASEIVVTSDLAEASRAEMLLIATPAQHLRGAVNMLAAHITKPVPIIACAKGIEHGTHKFMTDVIAEAAPHAQPAILSGPSFADDVARGLPTAVTLAAKEEALASSLVQALGSPTFRPYHSTDIRGVEIGGAAKNVLAIAVGIAVGRKLGASAQAALTTRGFAELTRLGRALGARSETLTGLSGLGDLILTCSSPQSRNFALGLALGRGEQPSAGKLAEGEFTAPVLIELAASQNIEMPVSEAVASILSGRSTIDGAISGLLTRPFKAEE